The nucleotide sequence GTTTTGGCTTTAGGGGCGGCCACCGACACCGACGACTCTTCGGGTGAGGTGATCGAGCGCATGCCAAGTCCCTCTGCCGATCCCGAAGCCCTACGGCGGGCGGCAGCCGCTTTGACCGGGGAGATTCTCCAACGTCCGCCCGCTTTTTCCGCCGTCCGAGTGGGAGGGAAGCGCGCTTACGAGCTGGCTCGGGCAGGACGTCCGGCGGATTTGCCGGCCCGCAAAGTGCAGGTCTACCGGTTCGATGTCGGCATGCCCACCCCGCGGGGGGAGCTGCTCGAAGTCCCGTTTCACGTTGCCTGCTCCAAAGGGACCTATGTGCGCAGCCTATGTCGCGACCTCGGGGTGAAGGTGGGAATTCCCGCCCACATGGCCTCCTTGCGGCGGGTCCGCCAAGGGCCCTTTACGGTAGAACAAGCTTTGCCCTGGTCAGAGGCACAGCGGGGTGGAGAGGAGGGGCGGCTTGCAGAGGCCGTTCGACCGATGCTCTGGGCACTGCGCACATGGCCTCGGTTCACACTCCTGGCGGGCGAAGCGGATCGTCTCCGCCAGGGCCGGGAGATCATGGCCGACCCTGCCCGGCTCTCCCCGGGGTCGTCACCCCCCGGACTTTTGGTTGCTGCATATCAGGATCAATTGGTGGCGGTGTGTCGCCGCAACGGTGAACGGATTTTCCCGCTTAAAGTGCTTCTTACGTAGGAGGTTCCTCATGGAAACGATCCGCC is from Kyrpidia tusciae DSM 2912 and encodes:
- the truB gene encoding tRNA pseudouridine(55) synthase TruB, producing the protein MNGVLVLDKPAGLTSHDVVGRVRRWLGIRRIGHTGTLDPDATGVLVLCVGKATRIAEYLSGEDKEYIGVLALGAATDTDDSSGEVIERMPSPSADPEALRRAAAALTGEILQRPPAFSAVRVGGKRAYELARAGRPADLPARKVQVYRFDVGMPTPRGELLEVPFHVACSKGTYVRSLCRDLGVKVGIPAHMASLRRVRQGPFTVEQALPWSEAQRGGEEGRLAEAVRPMLWALRTWPRFTLLAGEADRLRQGREIMADPARLSPGSSPPGLLVAAYQDQLVAVCRRNGERIFPLKVLLT